One Phycisphaerae bacterium RAS2 DNA window includes the following coding sequences:
- the ywqD_1 gene encoding Tyrosine-protein kinase YwqD: protein MAPARPGSSGGPGLTGADAWRIIRQRMVMIIILWALSIGATIGGTILWAKYYPSYRAESLIWVESIDPVDITRPLARESHIQEDVITRMLQDQAMLVTSATVLLKAIEDPKLRATQWWREAQEKAARKGDDEVELLRDILTSTPIRDTNYIQVTASWRNPEDVKEIVNAVVRRYDSTIHELQRGSMKEQADSIDKELQAAQKRLDSLLRQKEDFRRSQDFSARSGQEVDERVMTLTALETELLMERTQREAQYAALQGARAEDLPITEDIQALLDADAGLVQLEARVQELDQILASARERYGANHRTIRELEATRAAAAERLVSETNVKALRMKQQQLDMVRRMYLEAQDQVMSITEAKSHSLDQQRDREAKLVEYERLEEKAELEDAQVKQLSERKNQLELAANQKKTVRIEVRQEARAPKRMSAPKFELVIPAGCLLGLAASIGLAFLLDMTDKSVRTPRDVLRQQIPVLGTIPTTEDDEIEIERPETAVLDAPHSIVAEAFKNLRANLFFSAPAEQQSTILVTSPSGGNGKTTIASNLAIAIALTGRRVLLIDANFRRASLPRVYAGMRTDGLSNILIGQGHLDDYVTASPVPGLDLVSAGPIPPNPAELLGSSYLRDMLLEARARYDQIILDGPPVLLVSDAIVLSGAVDGVILVCQYRATSRGALQRSQSQLDAVNANIYGAVLNRVESRAGGYFRKNYREFYQYSEPDEEAADRPKLDSAGAAAAATQVPGEDAASSLGMEGGESGDSVATASADSELGLGEDAQASAGGDALDQEIASLGADLDSSASLSGDSELGLSLDDPAASDEDKPGDEPNPAR from the coding sequence ATGGCTCCGGCGCGCCCGGGTTCGTCGGGGGGGCCGGGCCTGACGGGCGCGGACGCGTGGCGGATTATCCGCCAGCGCATGGTGATGATCATCATTCTGTGGGCACTGTCGATCGGCGCGACGATCGGCGGCACCATCCTCTGGGCCAAGTATTACCCCAGCTATCGCGCGGAATCACTGATCTGGGTGGAGTCCATCGATCCGGTCGACATCACGCGCCCGCTCGCCCGCGAGTCTCACATTCAGGAAGACGTGATCACGCGCATGCTTCAGGACCAGGCGATGCTGGTAACCAGCGCCACGGTCCTGCTCAAGGCGATTGAAGACCCGAAACTTCGCGCGACGCAGTGGTGGCGTGAAGCGCAGGAGAAGGCGGCCCGCAAGGGCGACGACGAAGTCGAATTGCTTCGGGACATTCTCACGTCGACCCCCATTCGCGACACAAACTACATTCAGGTGACGGCATCGTGGCGCAACCCGGAGGACGTCAAGGAAATCGTGAACGCAGTGGTGCGCCGTTACGACTCCACAATCCATGAGCTGCAGCGCGGCTCGATGAAGGAGCAGGCGGATTCCATTGACAAGGAACTTCAGGCTGCGCAGAAGCGACTCGATTCATTGTTGCGCCAGAAGGAAGACTTTCGTCGGTCGCAGGACTTCTCCGCGCGGAGCGGCCAGGAAGTGGACGAGCGCGTCATGACCTTGACCGCGCTGGAGACCGAGCTCCTCATGGAGAGGACCCAGCGCGAGGCGCAGTACGCAGCGCTGCAGGGCGCCCGCGCCGAGGACCTCCCCATCACGGAAGACATTCAGGCGCTGTTGGATGCCGATGCGGGGCTTGTGCAGCTGGAGGCGCGCGTGCAGGAGCTTGATCAGATCCTGGCATCGGCGCGCGAGCGCTACGGCGCCAATCATCGCACGATTCGCGAGCTGGAAGCGACCCGTGCCGCCGCTGCCGAGCGATTGGTAAGCGAGACGAACGTCAAGGCGCTCCGCATGAAGCAGCAACAACTGGACATGGTCCGACGCATGTATCTGGAAGCCCAGGACCAGGTCATGAGCATCACGGAAGCGAAGTCGCATTCCCTCGACCAGCAGCGAGACCGCGAAGCAAAGCTCGTGGAATATGAGCGGCTGGAAGAGAAGGCGGAATTGGAAGACGCACAGGTCAAACAGCTTTCCGAGCGCAAGAACCAGCTTGAGCTGGCCGCAAACCAGAAAAAGACCGTTCGAATCGAAGTTCGGCAGGAGGCCCGCGCGCCCAAGCGCATGTCGGCGCCGAAGTTTGAGCTGGTGATTCCTGCCGGGTGCTTGTTGGGTCTGGCCGCGAGCATCGGCCTGGCTTTCTTGCTCGACATGACCGACAAATCCGTCCGCACGCCGCGTGACGTGCTCCGCCAGCAGATTCCCGTCCTGGGCACGATTCCGACGACCGAGGACGATGAAATCGAAATCGAGCGGCCCGAGACAGCCGTTCTCGACGCGCCGCATTCAATCGTGGCCGAGGCATTCAAGAATTTGCGGGCCAACCTGTTCTTCAGTGCGCCGGCCGAGCAGCAGAGTACGATTCTTGTTACCAGCCCCAGCGGCGGCAATGGAAAGACAACCATTGCCTCCAACCTGGCGATTGCGATCGCGCTGACGGGCCGGCGCGTGTTGCTGATCGACGCCAATTTCCGCCGCGCGAGCCTGCCGCGCGTCTACGCCGGCATGCGAACCGACGGCTTGAGCAACATCCTGATCGGCCAGGGTCACCTCGACGACTACGTGACCGCGTCGCCGGTGCCCGGCCTGGACCTCGTCAGCGCCGGGCCGATCCCGCCGAACCCGGCGGAGCTTCTCGGCAGCAGCTACCTGCGCGACATGCTGCTGGAAGCGCGGGCCCGGTATGACCAGATCATCCTCGACGGCCCGCCCGTGTTGCTCGTCAGTGACGCGATTGTTCTCTCCGGCGCGGTCGACGGCGTCATTCTCGTGTGTCAGTATCGTGCCACCTCGCGCGGCGCGCTGCAGCGGTCGCAATCGCAGCTTGACGCGGTCAACGCGAACATCTACGGCGCCGTGCTGAACCGGGTCGAGTCGCGGGCCGGCGGTTACTTCCGCAAGAACTACCGCGAGTTCTACCAGTACAGCGAGCCGGATGAAGAAGCCGCAGATCGTCCGAAGCTGGACAGCGCGGGGGCCGCAGCCGCGGCAACGCAGGTGCCGGGAGAGGACGCTGCATCATCGCTCGGCATGGAGGGCGGCGAGAGCGGCGATTCGGTCGCGACGGCCTCGGCGGATTCCGAGCTGGGCCTCGGTGAGGACGCGCAGGCATCGGCCGGGGGTGACGCACTGGATCAGGAAATCGCCAGCCTCGGCGCGGACCTGGACAGCAGCGCGAGCCTGTCCGGCGACTCGGAGCTTGGCCTCTCGCTCGACGATCCGGCCGCGAGCGACGAAGACAAACCCGGCGACGAGCCAAACCCGGCGCGATAG
- the kdsD gene encoding Arabinose 5-phosphate isomerase KdsD has protein sequence MTDSIQIARQIINEQSDALRALAECVGEPLQRAVALIRAAPDPTIVTGIGKSGLIARKIAATLASTGTPAMFMHPVEGVHGDLGAVGAKSVLIALSKSGHTEELVKFVGHFRRVGGHVISICESPAGGSKSPLVELSEIVLALPSRPEAGPLALAPTTSTLMMLSLGDALAMALLDARGFDEAAFAKFHPEGSLGRKLLLRAADLMHGGREMPRVVAGVAFNDLLMEMTGKRLGMACVVDAGGKLIGVFTDGDLRRLLMRCESPGKLTAHEAWRQSRRDPNETPVKCSTVPPTMLAVDCLRTMRESEITVLVVSEDGDKPTGIIRLQDVVRAGLG, from the coding sequence GTGACAGATTCCATTCAAATCGCCCGGCAAATCATCAACGAGCAGTCGGACGCGCTGCGCGCGCTGGCGGAATGCGTCGGCGAGCCGCTGCAACGCGCTGTGGCGCTCATCCGCGCGGCCCCCGATCCGACGATTGTCACCGGCATCGGCAAGAGCGGCCTCATCGCGCGGAAGATCGCCGCAACCCTCGCCAGCACCGGCACGCCGGCGATGTTCATGCACCCCGTGGAAGGTGTGCACGGCGACCTCGGGGCGGTCGGCGCGAAGTCGGTGCTGATCGCGCTGTCCAAGAGCGGCCACACCGAGGAACTGGTGAAGTTTGTCGGGCACTTCCGCCGGGTCGGCGGGCATGTGATTTCCATCTGCGAGTCGCCCGCCGGCGGGTCGAAATCGCCACTTGTAGAATTATCGGAGATCGTGCTCGCTCTGCCCTCGCGGCCGGAGGCAGGGCCGCTGGCGCTCGCGCCGACCACGAGCACCTTGATGATGCTTTCACTGGGCGATGCGCTCGCCATGGCGCTGTTGGATGCGCGAGGGTTTGACGAGGCTGCGTTTGCGAAATTTCACCCCGAGGGCAGCTTGGGTCGCAAGCTGCTGCTGCGAGCGGCAGACCTGATGCACGGCGGGCGCGAGATGCCGCGCGTGGTCGCGGGGGTCGCGTTCAACGACCTGCTGATGGAAATGACCGGCAAGCGCCTGGGCATGGCGTGCGTCGTCGACGCCGGCGGCAAGCTGATCGGCGTGTTCACCGACGGCGACCTGCGCCGCCTGCTGATGCGATGTGAGTCGCCGGGAAAACTGACCGCGCACGAGGCCTGGCGACAGAGCCGGCGTGATCCGAACGAGACACCGGTCAAATGCTCGACCGTGCCGCCGACGATGCTGGCCGTCGATTGCCTGCGCACCATGCGCGAGAGCGAAATCACCGTGCTGGTCGTCTCGGAAGACGGCGACAAGCCCACGGGAATCATTCGGTTGCAGGATGTGGTCCGCGCGGGCCTGGGCTAG
- a CDS encoding Transposase IS200 like protein — MNDAPLAYLITFTTFGSWLHGDPRGSVNREHSEPGSPFLLPDEHLAMAEAISARQSSLVLDSVSRAAVRSAIVGVCAHRQWPLHAVNVRTNHVHVVVSLWAKPEAALHDFKAYATRALRQNKLVNPTVSPWTSGGSTRYLWKSSDVESACRYVTEGQGADLPSEPPQ; from the coding sequence ATGAACGATGCGCCGCTTGCATACCTGATTACGTTCACGACATTTGGTTCATGGCTGCACGGAGATCCGCGCGGGTCGGTGAATCGTGAGCACAGCGAGCCGGGTTCGCCCTTCTTGCTGCCCGACGAGCATCTTGCAATGGCGGAGGCAATCTCGGCGCGGCAGTCGTCTCTGGTGCTCGATTCCGTATCGCGCGCGGCGGTTCGCTCTGCGATTGTCGGTGTCTGCGCTCATAGGCAATGGCCGCTTCACGCGGTCAATGTGCGTACCAATCATGTCCATGTAGTTGTTTCTCTGTGGGCGAAGCCGGAAGCGGCCCTTCATGATTTCAAGGCGTATGCGACGCGGGCGCTGCGCCAGAATAAGCTTGTCAATCCGACGGTCAGCCCGTGGACATCCGGCGGCAGCACGCGATATCTATGGAAGTCGAGTGATGTGGAATCAGCGTGCCGATACGTCACCGAGGGGCAGGGTGCGGATCTGCCTTCCGAGCCGCCGCAGTAA
- a CDS encoding Pregnancy-associated plasma protein-A → MNRQLQRGGLISAGLTILSMLQAGQALAADECGTRVSREQARDVSALEALGVYRSGPAAEYILNVPVSIHIVHLDNGNGGISQADVDATMAFANSTWIGAGMQFFQAGATIHINNTNFYTGIDSQAEIDALRGTSSVPNTVNVYFTQNLSDGTNSLCGQATFTTSPGNQGIVVANDCTAPEYPSTFTHEMGHFFDLLHTHETVFGLECPNGSNCSTAGDLVCDTAADPTLETDSDEPTYNVDPSTCTYFGTSMRCGQTFNPDPTNLMSYAGSCRSHFTYGQNSRALGTLVNLRSNLVNPPQLNVTWVDFAYGGGSNGSFNQPYNSLAAAVAAVAPGGRIVIKAGSTNQTLTINKALTLDSFRGSATVGQ, encoded by the coding sequence ATGAATAGACAATTGCAACGAGGGGGATTGATTTCCGCCGGCCTGACGATCCTGTCCATGCTGCAAGCCGGCCAGGCCCTGGCGGCTGACGAATGCGGCACCCGGGTCTCGCGGGAACAGGCGCGCGATGTGAGTGCACTGGAGGCGTTGGGCGTTTATCGGAGCGGCCCGGCCGCGGAGTATATTCTGAATGTTCCCGTGTCGATTCACATCGTGCATCTGGACAACGGCAACGGCGGAATAAGCCAGGCCGACGTGGATGCAACGATGGCCTTTGCCAACAGCACCTGGATCGGTGCGGGAATGCAGTTTTTCCAGGCGGGCGCCACGATTCATATCAATAATACAAACTTCTACACCGGCATCGACAGCCAGGCTGAAATCGACGCGCTCCGCGGCACCAGTTCAGTGCCCAACACCGTCAACGTGTATTTCACCCAGAACCTTTCTGATGGCACCAATTCGCTCTGCGGGCAGGCGACCTTCACCACGTCGCCGGGAAACCAGGGCATTGTCGTCGCCAACGACTGCACCGCCCCGGAGTATCCTTCGACGTTTACCCATGAGATGGGACACTTCTTCGATCTCCTGCATACGCATGAAACGGTCTTCGGCCTCGAATGTCCAAATGGGTCCAATTGCTCGACCGCCGGCGACCTGGTCTGTGACACGGCGGCCGACCCGACGCTGGAAACCGATTCGGATGAACCGACATACAATGTGGACCCTTCGACGTGCACCTATTTCGGCACGTCGATGCGATGCGGACAGACATTCAATCCGGATCCCACCAATCTGATGTCTTATGCCGGCAGCTGCCGGTCTCATTTCACCTATGGCCAGAACAGCCGCGCGTTGGGTACGCTCGTCAACCTGCGATCCAATCTCGTGAATCCGCCGCAGCTCAACGTGACGTGGGTGGATTTTGCATACGGCGGCGGTTCGAACGGGTCGTTCAACCAGCCGTACAATTCGCTTGCCGCGGCGGTGGCGGCGGTTGCGCCGGGCGGGCGCATCGTCATCAAAGCCGGTTCGACAAATCAGACACTGACCATCAACAAAGCATTGACGCTGGATTCGTTTCGCGGGTCGGCCACGGTCGGCCAGTAA
- a CDS encoding HNH endonuclease, whose amino-acid sequence MMAGGIFYPCAEPGCGVASPERYCERHRKQRRGTTLNGSPARSGRAYGGEALDGIARIHGTRASAARRGYGRRWRRLRLVVLKRDPVCRACGREASTDVDHILPKRAGGPDTLENLQGLCGPCHSRKTASGR is encoded by the coding sequence ATGATGGCGGGCGGGATCTTTTATCCCTGCGCGGAGCCGGGCTGCGGCGTGGCTTCGCCGGAGCGGTACTGCGAGCGGCACCGCAAGCAGCGCCGAGGCACCACGCTGAATGGTAGCCCCGCGCGGAGCGGGAGAGCCTACGGCGGCGAGGCGCTGGACGGCATCGCGCGAATCCACGGTACTCGCGCCAGCGCAGCCCGGCGCGGCTACGGCCGTCGTTGGCGGCGCCTTCGGCTCGTGGTGCTCAAACGCGATCCGGTCTGCCGCGCCTGCGGCCGGGAAGCTTCCACCGACGTCGATCACATCCTTCCCAAGCGCGCGGGCGGACCGGACACGCTGGAGAACCTCCAGGGCCTCTGCGGACCGTGCCACAGCCGCAAGACGGCATCGGGCCGGTAG
- the haeIIIM_1 gene encoding Modification methylase HaeIII codes for MTRTVRPMKATKQRATSRPTRPSPQKHTRRTAPSRSVEPARRSVSTPSAKLPYRVPSMAEIAAVPDSGYRTISLFAGCGGSCLGYRMAGIRVIWANEFIPAARETYAANHPGAVIDARDIRTIKPQEVLKAIGMKAGELDLLDGSPPCASFSTAGNRAEDWGKVKKYSDTQQRTDDLFHEYARLLKGIQPKVFVAENVSGLIKGVAKGYYLEVLAALKACGYRVASRLLDAQWLGVPQARQRLIFIGVRNDLGMDPVFPKPLPYRYSVREALPWVVRGKYGANWRSADAPSPTVSASMARNPANNSQGLELVEAMRGGTRLIHDTRGNRPAKDFTDGPCPTITVGVDGCNSYHYQVVTPRESGELAALHVESESDITGYAIGKEWDRLGTGQKGRYLNFIKPRIDRPCPTVTQTGGITGAASVVHPTERRKFSIAELKRLCGFPDDFQLTGSYAQQWERLGRAVPPVMMSHIARAVRDGILCNLK; via the coding sequence ATGACGCGAACGGTGAGGCCCATGAAGGCAACTAAGCAGCGCGCGACCTCGCGACCCACGCGGCCTTCGCCGCAAAAGCACACGCGTCGTACTGCGCCGTCGCGCTCTGTCGAGCCCGCGCGGCGGTCAGTCTCCACTCCGTCGGCCAAGCTGCCCTACCGTGTGCCGTCGATGGCCGAGATCGCGGCGGTGCCGGATAGCGGGTATCGCACCATCTCGCTCTTTGCCGGCTGCGGCGGCAGTTGCCTCGGCTATCGGATGGCGGGCATTCGCGTGATCTGGGCCAACGAGTTCATTCCCGCTGCGCGGGAGACCTACGCCGCCAACCATCCCGGCGCGGTGATCGATGCGCGTGACATCCGCACGATCAAGCCGCAGGAGGTGCTGAAGGCGATTGGCATGAAGGCGGGAGAGCTGGACCTGCTGGATGGCTCTCCGCCGTGCGCTTCGTTCAGCACGGCCGGCAACCGCGCGGAGGATTGGGGCAAGGTCAAGAAGTACAGCGACACCCAGCAGCGCACCGATGACCTCTTCCACGAATACGCGCGCCTGCTGAAGGGGATTCAACCGAAGGTCTTCGTCGCCGAGAACGTCAGCGGGTTGATCAAAGGCGTCGCCAAGGGCTACTACCTTGAAGTGCTCGCAGCGCTCAAGGCCTGCGGCTACCGCGTGGCGTCACGCCTGCTCGATGCCCAGTGGCTCGGCGTTCCGCAGGCGCGCCAGCGGCTGATCTTCATCGGCGTGCGGAATGACTTGGGAATGGACCCTGTGTTCCCCAAACCGCTGCCCTATCGCTACAGCGTGCGCGAAGCGCTGCCGTGGGTTGTGCGTGGCAAGTATGGCGCGAATTGGCGATCTGCCGATGCGCCCAGCCCGACCGTCTCGGCATCCATGGCCCGCAACCCGGCCAACAACTCGCAGGGGCTGGAACTGGTCGAGGCGATGCGCGGCGGGACGCGCCTGATCCACGACACGCGCGGCAACCGGCCGGCGAAGGACTTCACCGATGGGCCCTGCCCGACGATCACGGTCGGCGTCGATGGCTGCAACTCGTATCACTATCAGGTCGTCACGCCGCGCGAGTCAGGCGAACTCGCCGCGCTGCACGTCGAGTCCGAGAGCGACATCACCGGCTATGCCATCGGCAAAGAGTGGGATCGCCTCGGGACGGGCCAGAAGGGGCGCTACCTCAACTTCATCAAGCCGCGCATCGACCGGCCGTGCCCGACCGTCACGCAGACCGGCGGCATCACCGGCGCAGCGAGCGTGGTCCATCCGACCGAACGGCGCAAGTTCAGCATCGCCGAACTCAAGCGCCTCTGCGGCTTCCCGGATGATTTTCAACTGACCGGCAGTTACGCCCAGCAATGGGAGCGGCTCGGGCGGGCTGTGCCGCCGGTGATGATGTCTCACATTGCCCGAGCCGTCAGGGATGGAATCCTATGCAACCTGAAGTAA
- the cmoA_1 gene encoding tRNA (cmo5U34)-methyltransferase: MQPEVMPTSEAPCMVSGTAPLLEAIPRSDISTACASVEPARSPEAPQCSDISLPEAVDHVMADGKWSFNEEVARVFDDMLARSIPQYDVMRKAVFDVGCRYVQPGTAIVDLGCSRGEALAPFIDRFGALNRFLGIEVSAPMLAACRHRFKGYIDCGVVDIRDLDLRRGYPPVAASLTLCVLTLQFIPIEHRARVLRDIYDRTVKGGAVILVEKVLGSSAGVDGLLTEEYYRLKAAHGYSCEEIERKKAALEGVLVPVAAKWNEDLLHSAGFGQVECFWRWMNFAAWVAVK; the protein is encoded by the coding sequence ATGCAACCTGAAGTAATGCCAACAAGCGAAGCCCCCTGCATGGTGAGCGGCACAGCGCCCCTACTCGAAGCAATTCCGCGCAGCGACATTTCCACCGCGTGCGCTTCTGTCGAGCCGGCACGTTCACCCGAAGCGCCGCAGTGCAGCGACATCTCCCTGCCCGAGGCCGTCGACCACGTGATGGCCGATGGCAAGTGGTCATTCAACGAAGAAGTCGCCCGGGTCTTCGATGACATGCTGGCGCGGTCGATTCCGCAGTACGACGTCATGCGTAAAGCGGTCTTCGATGTCGGTTGCCGCTACGTCCAACCCGGGACGGCCATCGTGGACCTCGGCTGTTCGCGCGGGGAAGCACTCGCGCCCTTCATCGACCGGTTCGGGGCGCTGAACCGCTTCCTCGGTATCGAGGTCTCGGCACCGATGCTGGCCGCCTGCCGCCACCGGTTCAAAGGCTACATCGACTGCGGGGTGGTGGACATCCGCGACCTGGACCTTCGCAGGGGCTATCCGCCGGTTGCGGCGAGCCTGACGTTGTGCGTGCTCACGCTCCAGTTCATCCCGATCGAGCATCGTGCGCGCGTGTTGCGTGACATTTACGACCGGACGGTCAAGGGTGGCGCGGTCATCCTCGTCGAGAAGGTATTGGGCTCCTCGGCCGGGGTCGATGGCCTGTTGACCGAGGAGTATTACCGTCTCAAGGCCGCGCACGGGTATTCGTGCGAGGAGATCGAACGCAAGAAGGCGGCGCTGGAGGGCGTCCTGGTGCCGGTGGCTGCCAAGTGGAACGAAGACCTGCTCCATAGCGCGGGCTTCGGTCAGGTGGAGTGCTTCTGGCGGTGGATGAACTTCGCGGCGTGGGTGGCGGTGAAGTGA
- a CDS encoding Phage terminase, small subunit: protein MRGRKPIPTAIKRARGNPGKRPLNDHEPQPARAIPSCPEFLDEAARDEWQRVTVLLDRSGILSEIDGTLLAGYCQAYSRWQYAERQLQKYGPVVLSPDKKFPLPSPYLAIANKALEQMHKFCVEYGMTPSSRSRVTTVPRRVSNPEDPKNRFFPK, encoded by the coding sequence ATGCGCGGCCGCAAACCCATCCCGACGGCGATCAAGCGGGCGCGCGGCAATCCCGGCAAGCGGCCGTTGAACGACCACGAGCCACAGCCAGCGCGGGCGATCCCGTCGTGTCCGGAGTTCCTTGATGAGGCAGCGCGAGACGAGTGGCAGCGCGTCACGGTGCTGCTGGACCGTAGTGGCATCTTGAGCGAGATCGACGGGACGTTGCTCGCGGGCTATTGCCAGGCTTACAGCCGATGGCAATACGCCGAGCGGCAGCTGCAGAAGTACGGGCCGGTGGTACTCTCGCCGGACAAGAAGTTCCCGCTGCCCAGCCCGTACCTGGCGATCGCCAACAAAGCGCTGGAGCAGATGCACAAGTTCTGCGTCGAGTACGGCATGACGCCGAGTAGCCGCAGCCGGGTCACGACCGTCCCGCGGCGGGTGAGCAATCCGGAAGATCCGAAGAATCGGTTCTTTCCGAAGTGA